A stretch of DNA from Bacillus sp. FJAT-45350:
TTTTATTCAAAAAGCCGGGAGTCATCGCTTAGTTGAAGTCATCCTTGGATTTATTTTAAATGATGATGGTGCAAGGCAAGATTTAACTGAAACTAGATGGATAGTGGAAGTAGAAGCATTAAAGCTAGCTAGTGAGCGTATTACTAGTGAACAACTGAATAAGCTAGAAGGATTAATAGAACGGTCAAAAAAAGAGTGGAGCCATGGAGATTTTCCTGTCGAAGAAGACTATTTATTCCATAAAACAATTGTAGAAGCTTGTCAAAATCGCCTACTATTAAATATATGGGTTCCACTAGTAGCGTATAACAAGGTGGCAATCAAAGAGTCGTTAGCTAGAGAAGGGCGCCCGCTAGAGTCAATTGCAGAGCATGAAGAAATATATATGGGGCTAGTAGAAAGAGATGTTCAAAGAGCAGTCTCAGCCCTTCGTAAACACTTAGAAAATAGTCGATTTTAATCGATTTTTCTTATACGATGCTATTCCCCAGTTTATTGATACTAGCAACTGTAATATGATATGATAGGATAAATTTTGATAGAAATAATATGAGGAACTCATCTTAAGGTTAAAGAGGTGTGATTGTGTTAAGAAACTTTTTTCCGAAAAAGAAAAAATATGCAACGATACCTTCTGAGCGTGCAAAGCAGGAGGTACCAGAAGGTCTAATGACCAAATGTCCTTCATGCCGAACTATTATGTATACAAAAGAATTAAAAAAGAACTTGATGGTCTGTGCATCATGTGGACATCATCACAGGATGACTGCATTTGAACGGATTGACAGTCTATTAGATGAAGGAACATTCGTAGAATATGATCATGACATGATCGGAGCTGACCCGTTAGGTTTCCCGACTTACATGGAGAAGCTAGAAGCTGATCGTAAGAAGTCTAACCTTAACGAAGCTGTCGTAACAGGAGAAGGTTTCATCAATGGCTTATCTACTGTTATTGGTATTATGGATTCTAGGTTCCGTATGGGCAGTATGGGTTCAGTAGTTGGTGAAAAAATTACTAGAGCAATTGAGCGAGCAATTGAACAGAAAAAGCCATTTATCTTGTTTTCTGCTTCTGGTGGAGCTAGGATGCAAGAGGGTGTATTAAGCTTAATGCAAATGGCAAAAACGAGTGCAGCATTGAAAAAGCTTAGTAACCAAGGTGGTCTCTTTATTTCAATTATGACTCATCCAACGACTGGTGGAGTATCAGCTAGTTTCGCATCATTAGGAGATTATAATTTTGCTGAACCAAAAGCTCTTATTGGATTTGCTGGACGTCGAATTATTGAGCAGACAATTCGCGAGGAGCTCCCAGAAGACTTTCAGACTGCAGAATTTCTTCTTAAACATGGTCAATTAGATAGAGTTATAAATCGTTTAGAAATGAAAGACGAGTTAACAACAATATTAGATATACACCAAAGCTAAACATGGTTGGAGGTGAATTCAATGGCAGACTTAAGTTTTGAGAAACCGATTATTGAATTACGTAACAAGATTGCTGAACTAAAGGCATTTACAGAAGAAAAAGATATTGACCTTTCTGATGAGATTGTGAAGTTAGAAACAAGACTTCATCAACTAGAATCAGATATTTATGGAAACCTACAGCCTTGGGAACGAGTGCAAATTGCTAGACATACGAATAGACCTACAACTCTTGATTACATAGAGCATCTATTTACAGACTTTCTTGAAATGCATGGAGACCGTTTATATGGTGATGACGAAGCAATCGTTGGTGGAATAGCAAAATATAAAGGGAAACCAGTTACTGTAATTGGTCACCAAAGAGGAAAAGATACGAAAGAAAATATTCGTCGTAACTTCGGAATGCCTCATCCAGAAGGGTACCGTAAGGCATTACGTTTAATGTATCAGGCGGAGAAGTTCAATCGTCCAATTATTTGTTTTATTGATACTAAGGGTGCCTTCCCAGGTAAAGCAGCGGAGGAACGTGGACAAAGTGAAGCAATTGCTCGTAATTTACTCGAGATGGCTGGTCTTACTGTTCCTGTAGTTTGTATTGTAATTGGAGAAGGTGGAAGCGGTGGTGCACTTGCTCTTGGTGTCGGAAATCATATTCATATGCTTGAAAACTCTACATACTCTGTTATTTCTCCTGAAGGGGCTGCAGCTTTGTTGTGGAAGGATGCAAGTCTAGCGCAACGTGCGGCTGAAACGATGAAAATTACAGCGCCAGATTTGAAGGAATTAGGCATTATTGATGAGATCATTCCAGAAGTAAAGGGTGGAGCACATCGAGATGTATTGGAACAAGCCAATGCTATTGATGAAGCGATAACTAATTCGTTAAAAAAACTTTCTGATATGTCTGAGGAAGAGTTAGTTGAACAGCGATATGAAAAATACAAAAGTATAGGCCAATATTCGTTTGTAAACGATTCCATTGGAGTCAATTAACAAAAGTGCTTTCTTTTAATTAAGGAAGCACTTTTTCTCTCGCTTTAGAATATTTTTTATCGGGAATCTAACAATAAGTAAGAGTATTCTTCATTAAATATGAATTGGTACTAAATATTGTTTTCATGCTTATAAAGTGGTACTTTGAATAATACATAATCATTAGAGGAGGACTTATTTATGAAGCGTATAGGCGTTTTAACGAGTGGTGGAGATTCCCCAGGGATGAATGCTGCTATTCGTGCGGTTGTTCGTAAAGCGATATTCCATGATATTGAGGTGTATGGTATCTACTATGGTTACTCTGGTTTAATTTCTGGTGATATCAAAAAGCTTGAAATAGGTTCTGTAGGTGATATTATTCATCGTGGTGGAACGATGCTATATACAGCTCGATGTGAAGAATTTAGAACGGAAGAAGGTCAAGAAAAAGCAATTCAACAGTTAAATAAATTCGGTATAGAAGGGTTAGTCGTTATCGGTGGCGATGGATCATTCCGTGGAGCAGAGAAGCTTACTCAACATGGTTTCCCTACTATAGGTGTACCGGGAACAATAGATAATGATATACCTGGAACAGATTTTACAATCGGCTTTGATACAGCACTAAATACGATTATCGATGCGATTGATAAAATTCGTGATACAGCAACTTCGCATGAAAGAACATGTGTCGTAGAGGTAATGGGGCGTGATGCGGGTGATCTAGCACTTTGGGCTGGACTTGCTGATGGTGCTGAGACGATTTTAGTTCCAGAGGAAAGCTATGACATGGAGCAAATTATAAGTAGATTAGAACGTGGACATAAACGTGGTAAGAAACACAGTATTATTGTTGTTGCAGAAGGTGTAGAAAGTGGATTTGAATTCAGTAAGAAAATACAAGATGCAACCGGTCTAGATACAAGAGTTACTGTACTAGGGCACATTCAACGTGGAGGTTCTCCAACAGCGTTTGACCGAGTTCTTGCAAGTAGACTAGGGGCAAAAGCGGTAGAGCTTTTACTTGAAGGGAAAGCTGGAAGAACAGTAGGAATTGAATGTAACAAACTAGTGGATCATGATATAGATGAAATTTTAAATGTTAATCATACGATTGATAAGAAAATGTACCAACTTTCACAAGAACTTTCAATATAATAAGGTATTATAAAAGTAGTAGTTAATACAGGAATGTATGACATTAGGAGGAAATGATGAGAAAGACAAAAATTGTATGTACAATCGGGCCGGCAAGTGAAACACCAGAGATTTTAGTGGAGTTAATTGAGGCAGGTATGAATGTTGCTAGACTTAACTTCTCTCACGGTAACTTTGAAGAGCATGGGAAAAGAATAATTAATATTAGAGAAGCATCAAGAAAAACAGGTAAGCCTGTAGCGATCCTTCTTGATACGAAAGGTCCTGAAATTCGCACGCAAACGCTAAAGGAAGGTGCGATAGAACTACAACAGGGCGAAGAGCTAATTATTTCTATGGAAGAGGTAATCGGTGATAAAGAAAGAATATCTGTTACATATCCAGGACTTGTAAATGACGTTCAAGTTGGCTCAAAAATTTTATTAGATGATGGCTTAATTGGGCTAGAAGTAATTGAAATAGAAGACAAGCAACTTAGAACGAAAATTTTAAATAGTGGCACACTTAAAGATAAAAAAGGTGTTAATATCCCAAATGTTATTGTTAATCTTCCTGGGATTACAGATAAAGATGCAGAAGATATTAAATTTGGGA
This window harbors:
- a CDS encoding FadR/GntR family transcriptional regulator, producing MSEKPSKMYIEIVKEIRYIIQADNLKSGDKLPSERELSERLQVGRSSVREALRALELLDLIETRRGEGTFIQKAGSHRLVEVILGFILNDDGARQDLTETRWIVEVEALKLASERITSEQLNKLEGLIERSKKEWSHGDFPVEEDYLFHKTIVEACQNRLLLNIWVPLVAYNKVAIKESLAREGRPLESIAEHEEIYMGLVERDVQRAVSALRKHLENSRF
- the accD gene encoding acetyl-CoA carboxylase, carboxyltransferase subunit beta, which translates into the protein MLRNFFPKKKKYATIPSERAKQEVPEGLMTKCPSCRTIMYTKELKKNLMVCASCGHHHRMTAFERIDSLLDEGTFVEYDHDMIGADPLGFPTYMEKLEADRKKSNLNEAVVTGEGFINGLSTVIGIMDSRFRMGSMGSVVGEKITRAIERAIEQKKPFILFSASGGARMQEGVLSLMQMAKTSAALKKLSNQGGLFISIMTHPTTGGVSASFASLGDYNFAEPKALIGFAGRRIIEQTIREELPEDFQTAEFLLKHGQLDRVINRLEMKDELTTILDIHQS
- the accA gene encoding acetyl-CoA carboxylase carboxyl transferase subunit alpha, translating into MADLSFEKPIIELRNKIAELKAFTEEKDIDLSDEIVKLETRLHQLESDIYGNLQPWERVQIARHTNRPTTLDYIEHLFTDFLEMHGDRLYGDDEAIVGGIAKYKGKPVTVIGHQRGKDTKENIRRNFGMPHPEGYRKALRLMYQAEKFNRPIICFIDTKGAFPGKAAEERGQSEAIARNLLEMAGLTVPVVCIVIGEGGSGGALALGVGNHIHMLENSTYSVISPEGAAALLWKDASLAQRAAETMKITAPDLKELGIIDEIIPEVKGGAHRDVLEQANAIDEAITNSLKKLSDMSEEELVEQRYEKYKSIGQYSFVNDSIGVN
- the pfkA gene encoding 6-phosphofructokinase — protein: MKRIGVLTSGGDSPGMNAAIRAVVRKAIFHDIEVYGIYYGYSGLISGDIKKLEIGSVGDIIHRGGTMLYTARCEEFRTEEGQEKAIQQLNKFGIEGLVVIGGDGSFRGAEKLTQHGFPTIGVPGTIDNDIPGTDFTIGFDTALNTIIDAIDKIRDTATSHERTCVVEVMGRDAGDLALWAGLADGAETILVPEESYDMEQIISRLERGHKRGKKHSIIVVAEGVESGFEFSKKIQDATGLDTRVTVLGHIQRGGSPTAFDRVLASRLGAKAVELLLEGKAGRTVGIECNKLVDHDIDEILNVNHTIDKKMYQLSQELSI